Proteins found in one Triticum aestivum cultivar Chinese Spring chromosome 4D, IWGSC CS RefSeq v2.1, whole genome shotgun sequence genomic segment:
- the LOC123100463 gene encoding defensin Ec-AMP-D2 encodes MEASRRLLSAALLLVLLLAATGELGGPVMVAEARTCESRSHRFRGPCVRRSNCANVCRTEGFSDGKCRGFRRRCFCTTHCHH; translated from the exons ATGGAGGCTTCACGCAGGCTCCTCTCGGCGGCGCTCCTCCTCGTGCTGCTGCTCGCCGCCACAG GGGAGCTGGGAGGCCCGGTGATGGTGGCGGAGGCGCGGACGTGTGAGTCGAGGAGCCACAGGTTCAGGGGACCCTGCGTGCGCAGGTCCAACTGCGCCAACGTCTGCAGGACCGAGGGCTTCTCCGACGGCAAGTGCCGCGGGTTCCGCCGCCGCTGCTTCTGCACCACCCACTGCCACCATTAA
- the LOC542926 gene encoding defensin Ec-AMP-D2, with the protein MEAPRKLVSAALLLVLLLAATGEMGGPVAVAEARKCESLSHRFAGLCLRGHNCANVCRTEGFPGGKCRGASRRCFCTTHCR; encoded by the coding sequence ATGGAGGCTCCACGCAAGCTCGTCTCCGCCGCGCTCCTCCTCGTGCTGCTGCTCGCGGCCACAGGAGAGATGGGAGGcccggtggcggtggcggaagcTCGGAAGTGCGAGTCGCTGAGCCACAGGTTCGCGGGCCTCTGCCTGCGCGGCCACAACTGCGCCAACGTCTGCCGGACCGAGGGCTTCCCCGGCGGCAAGTGCCGCGGCGCCAGCCGCCGCTGCTTCTGCACCACCCACTGCCGCTAG
- the LOC123100464 gene encoding defensin Ec-AMP-D2-like, with product MEASRKLLSAAILLVLLLAGTGEMGGPVAVAEARTCEAKSHRFRGPCVRHRNCANVCKTEGFPGGKCRGFRHRCFCTTHCRQ from the coding sequence ATGGAGGCTTCACGCAAGCTCCTCTCGGCGGCGATCCTCCTGGTGCTGCTGCTGGCGGGCACCGGGGAGATGGGAGgcccggtggcggtggcggaggcgcggACGTGCGAGGCGAAGAGCCACAGGTTCAGGGGCCCCTGCGTGCGCCACCGCAACTGCGCCAACGTCTGCAAGACCGAGGGCTTCCCCGGCGGCAAGTGCCGCGGCTTCCGCCATCGCTGCTTCTGCACCACCCACTGCCGCCAGTAA